The DNA region TCCCTCCAATTTGATATTCAAAGTTTGATTTTGCTGCTGTCATTAAGACTATCCTTTACATTTTTTAATATATTTAGCTTTAATTTCATATACAGTCATATAAATAATTTATTATCTAACAGTCCTAGAGAATAATTATACTATTTTCATTCATCAACTGACTTTACCTGACTTTTACCTATTTTTAGGTTGTGAGTATTCCTAATTAATTAATTAATATCTGACTTTTTCCTCTTGTATGATTCACAACATAGCATAAAGATACTGATATGGTTTAAAGAAACTTACAGATGCCATTAACTATTAAAGGAGTCTCAAATGTCTTTTCCAAGCTTGAAAAAATTTCTTTTATTTGCTTCTGGTATCAATACTAACATCGTATCTGATGAGTCGATGTCTCCTGAAAACCGTTTTTCAGAAGAGAATAAGTACGCATCTATTGGTGCATCTATTTTACTTACTTCCGTTGTAGCTTTTTTATCTGGAAGCTATGCATTATACACTGTATTTAACTCTGCCCTAGTCTCTAGTTCAATAGGTTTTATTTGGGGAATAAAGATTTTTAATTTAGATAGGTTTGTTATTTTAAGTAGTAGGAAGAAAAAAAATAATTTTCGGGCAGATATTATAGTAATTATTCCTCGTTTACTGCTGGCTTTCTCCTTAGGATTTGTTATTGCTAAACCTGTGGAAATAAAAATTTTTGAAAATAAAATAAACCAAAAAATTGATGAGGTTAATACCCTAAAAAGCGCAGATTTGGAGAAAAATGAGAGGAATTTATTGGAGGAAATTCATAAAAAACAAGTGAATGAAATAGCTTTCTTACAACGAAAGTATTATTCAATTGAGCTTGTGAAAAAAAGTAATGAAAATTACGAGCAACAAAAAGAGAAAGTGCAAAAGCAAACTAAACTGATGCTAGAAAAACTTAAAACGAAAGATGAAATAGGACTCATAGGAAAAATTCAAATATTAGAAGAATTGAAAAAAGATAACCCAACAATTGAACATAGCAGTTTATTTATTACTATTTTATTTATTGCTATAGATAGTGTTCCCATAACACTTAAACTTCTATGTAAATATAGCCCATACGACGCTTACATTGAAACACAAGAAGAAAATGCAATTTATTTAAAATCAAAAGAATTGTCAGATATAGAGAAAAACAATAATGAAATAATAAATATGAAAAAAATCGATAACTTGTCTAATACTATATTATCAATTACAGTGAAAGCATCAAATGAGAAAGAATTAACAAAATTAGCTAAACATCAGCTTGATAAGCTGAATGAAGTTAATTTAATTTCTCCTAATATTAGAGATATTAGAAATGAAATTTTACAAAGAAGTTTACAAAATAATCAAAAGAAGGTATTAATAGCACTTACACCTAATGTAGGAAATCTACAAATACTAAGTAGTAATGAAAATGGTAAACCAAACACCAAAAACTAAACACTATCTCGGCATAAATAGGCAATTATCAATCACGGCTATAAAAACTAAGTCCGCCTTTGCAGATTTATGGTAAATCAAGGGTTTGAAACCCACTTAGGATAGGTTTTGTCTTTCTAGCTGTGGTTTTCAATACCTCAAATGAGTATCTCACACCAATTCACAATTTGCAATACTTCGGCTAGGCTCAGTACAAGTTTGCAATGGGCAACTCTTAAAGACGCTAAAAGCGAACGCCCCGCTACGCTAACGCAATAAAAAACCTTAGAGATACTTGCCTTTCAGGCTCTACATCTGTTTGATAATTTTAGTGAATTGGTATCACCTAGCGTAATTAATCAACTTTTAAATGGAGTATTATCACCATGTACGGAATAAAAAAGTTAGCTATTAAAAAGTTTAGCCTTTTGCAAAAATGGACTAATTTTTGGAAATTTACACGCCAAGTTGCAGATGTCAATGGTGATGGACGAACTGATATTGTTGCTTTTGGCTGTGATGCTGTTTATGTATCTTTGGGTCAAAGTAATGGAACTTTTGGTCAAGCTTTTACAGGCATAACTGATAGTTTTACTATCAATCAAGGAGAATGGACTAGCTTTGATAAGTATCCGCGTCAACTCGCTGATGTCAATGGTGATGGTCGCGCCGATATTGTTGGCTTTGGATACGATAATGTCTTTGTTTCTCTTGGTCAAAGCAATGGAACTTTTGGCCCAACATCTGTAGCAAAAAATGATGATTTTACTGTTAATAAAGGAGGATGGACTAGCTTTGATAAGTATCCGCGTCAACTCGCTGATGTCAATGGTGATGGTCGCGCCGATATTGTTGGCTTTGGATATGATAATGTCTTTGTTTCTCTTGGTCAAAGCAATGGAACTTTTGGCCCAACATCTGTAGCGAAAAATGATGATTTTACTGTTAATAAAGGTGATAGGAATAACTTTGACCACAAGCCACGCCAGCTTGGTGATGTAAATGGTGATGGCAAAGCAGATATTATTGGTTTTGCTCAAGATGGAACTTATGTAGCTTTAGCTAATAATCAGACAACACCACCTCCAATGAATAATCAGTATGTTGTAGCTGGTTACTTACCTTCCTGGGGTATTAGTAGTACTACTAATCCTGCAACTATTCCGGTTAATAAGCTAACACATTTGTTTTATGCCTTTGCAGATGTCGATACAGAAGGTAACGTCAAACTGAGTCCAGATGGTCAGGATGGTGACATCAATGTACTAAAATCTCTCAAAGCTCAAAATCCCAAGCTAAAAATCCTTGTTTCTATCGGTGGTGCAGGAGAAAATGATTTTTCCTCAGCAGCTTCTACGGCACAATCTAGGATATTCTTTGCTCAGTCTGCCATCAATTTTATGAAAAATAATGGTTTTGATGGCATCGATATTGATTGGGAATTTCCTAAGAAAGAAGAGAATAGTAATTACATTCAATTGCTGAGTGAGTTACGTCAAGAACTTAATAACGCATCTACTACAGATGGAAATAAATATCTGCTGACTACTGCCCTTTCTGGTTCTCCCTATCAATTGTCTCCATCAGATTACGCTGATGCTCCTTACGATTTAAACTCAACTGTTTTGAAAACTACTTCTGAATATGTTGACTTTATCAACTTAATGACCTATGACTACCACGGTAGTTGGGAAAACACAACCAATCACCAAGCTGCTTTGTATAAAAGTAGCAGTGATCAATCATATAACAGTGACAAACTCAATGCTGACTGGTCAGTTAAAAAGTATTTGAGTGCTGGTGTTGAAGCTAAGGATATTGTATTAGGAGTTCCTCTTTACAGTCCCACTTGGGCGGGAGTGAAAGCTGGTTCTAATAATGATGGATTGTTTCAAAGTGCTACCTCGGCAAATGATCCACTTTTGTATAAAGATATCCATGCTCAGGTGGGTACAGATGGATATCAATATAACTGGGATGATAGTGCCAAAGTTCCCTATATTTATAATTCTCAAAAACAAGAGTTTAGTACCTATGAAGATAAACGTTCAGTCCTCGAAAAAGTTAATTATGTTGAACAACAAGGTCTAGGTGGAATATTTTTCTGGCAACTCATTGGTGACTTGCCAATCACTCATTCTGATTCATTAGTTAATGTTGCTGCTGCTAATTTGTTGTAGAGCCTAACTTTAGCATGAATACGCTTGGTTTTGTAAAAAATTGTAGTTTGGATTAAGCAAAGTGCAACCCAACAAAGTCAACCTACGCATTTTAAGGTTTTTGGTCGTATTGAAGTATATGTAGGGTGGAATAGCACTTACTTAAGCTACGCTAGCCTGCGGGAAGCCGCTTTGCGTCTACTTTAAAATAATATTTCTGAAAAATTAGATAGGAGTTCTATATGGGAATCGTAATTGATTTTTGAAATTATCTAGGTAGGCGGGGAGACCCAAAGAGAAGAAAGAAGAAAGAGATATATAATTTTTAAAAATGATTAAGGACTGCTATATATATTCTATAGTAGTATATATGGGACTCCTATTTGATTTGCTAAAAAAGTTTATAAAAGTCGAAATAACTGATTTCGTATTTTTGACTCTCTGCCTAGCCAAATAAGTTCATAAATCATATAGTATTCCGATAGATAAACCTATAAATAAACAACAAAAATAGCTATTTCCTCAGCATCCATGAACTCAAAATTAGCCTTTACTTGGGAGAAAGCTAAACAGCTTGCCGAACAAATTGTCTTCAATAATCTTCAAGAACACCTCAAAGATATTGAAATAGATGTGCTTCGAGGCTCGTGGGAGGGTCTGACTTATGAAAAGATGGCAGAGCAGTACCATATGTCTGTAAGCTACCTCAGAGGAGATGTGGGTTATTATCTGTGGCGAAAGCTCTCAGAGGCGTTAGGGGAAGAGGTAACAAAGAGTAATTTTAAAGGAGCGCTGGAAAGAGCCGGGGAAAGGCAACTACCTCCACATATTGATAGCAATGTCAAGGAGCCAAAATCACCGTTAGCAGAGTTAGCGTTTCCAGATGGTTCAGTTCCTCTGGGTTCTCCTTTTTATGTGAACCGAGATGCCCTAGAGTCTGTTTGTTACGAGACAGTTCTTAAACCAGCTTCTTTAATTCGGATTAAAGCACCGAAACTGATGGGCAAAACTTCATTGCTTACCAGAATTCTGGCTCATGCTGAATCCCAGAATTATCAAACCGTATATTTGGATTTAAGTAGTGTAGAGCGAGCAATTTTAACGAATTTGGACAAGTTCGTGCTTTGGTTGTGTTTTATGGTTGGTCGGAAGTTAAAGTTAGAAAATCGGTTAAAAGATTATTGGGAAACAGAAATTTTAGGTAGCAATGATAACTGCACAGTGTACTTTGAAGAGTATTTATTGCCACAAATAAATTGTCCTTTGGTATTAGGCTTAGATGAAGTAGATCGGATTTTTCCCTATAACCAAGTGGTTGAAGACTTTTTTGGGATGCTGCGAAGTTGGCATGAGAAAGGGAAAATTTCTGAGCAATGGAAACAACTAAGACTGGTGATTGCACATTCTACCGAAGTTTATATCCCCTTAGACATGAACCAATCTCCTTTTAATGCGGGGCTACCAGTAACATTGTTGGAATTTGACCACAAGCAGGTACTAAATTTGGCTCACCTTCATGGACTGAATTGGAATGACATTCAGGTAAAGGAATTAATGAATATAGTGGGAGGACATCCTTATCTACTGCGATTAGCAATGTATAAAGTTTACACTACAAAGGCAACGCTAAAGCAACTATTACAAGATGCTTCCACAGAAGCGGGAATTTATAGCAGCCATCTGCGGTGGTACTTAGAAATGCTGCACTCGGAAGAGGCTCAAGGTTTAAAAGAAGCGTTAAAAAAGGTGGTCATTTCACTTGAGCCAGTGGAATTAGATTCAATGCAGATTTATAAGTTGCACAGTATGGGATTAGTGCAGCAACAAGACAATCAGGTAATGCCTAGATGCAATTTGTACCGTGAGTATTTCCGCAGAGTCTTGTAATACCAATTTAATGTGAAGTTGCACATATCTTGATCCCTCTAAATCCACACCACTTGCTACAAGTCGGGGAACCCGCCCAACGCAGTGGCTCCTCTTAAAAAGCATGGCTGTTTCATTCGCTAGTTTGTGAGATTTGTCAAGAGGGTAATCTCACGCAAAGGCGCAAAGAAAAATGACATTATTTGGGCTTCAAGACGCAAATTTTTTTGCCCTAATTGTGACCTTGCTCTCAATTTTAATCTCTTCGACCCTTGCAATTTTAACCATTTTAGGGAACGAAACAGCCCTGAGGGCTAGGGGGGATCGAATTCTATGCGGCCTCATAAGAAATTGGTGTAAGTAGCTATCAGTGCCGTAGAAATACAGCAGAATTCACTCAAAGATTGCTGAATTCTGAATTCTGGCTTTTGAATTGTTCAATCATGATTTTGGTCTATATAATAACAATTTAGTTTGCACTTCATGAGTGCTGCGTCAAATCTACACCAACTATGCGTCCATCTTCTATTTGAATAATGCGGTCGGCAATATCAAGAATGCGATTATCATGAGTTACCATTAAAATAGTACAAGATTGTTCCTTAGCTAGTCGCTGCATCAGTTCTACAACATCCCGGCCTGATTTACTATCTAAAGCAGCAGTAGGTTCATCAGCTAAGACCAATTTGGGATGACTTACTAAAGCACGAGCGACTGCAACTCTTTGTTTTTGTCCACCGGAGAGATTATCAGGGTAGTAATTTAATCTATGACTCAATCCCACTGCTTCTAGCATAGCTTTAGCTCTAGTGTCAGCTTCTTGTTTAGAAAAGCCTCTGTGCAGTTCAACTGACATTTGGACATTTTGGAATACAGTTAAAAATCGTAGCAAGTTATGAGCCTGAAAAATATATCCAGTATTTCGTCGGACATCGAGAATTTGCTTGTTATTTGCCTTATAAAGTTCTCTGTCAAAAACTTTCAAACTTCCATTTTGAACAGACCGTAAGCCACCAATCAAAGTTAACAACGTTGTTTTACCTGAGCCTGATTGACCCATCAAAATAATTATTTCACCTGGTTGAATTTGGAGGTTGACGTTAAATAAAATTTGTTTACGTAATTCTCCTTGACCAAAAAAGTAGTTGAGATTTTGAATATTGATAATGGCAGATTGTTTCATAGTTATATAAACTTTTAAGTTGTTCAGGTTGTCATAAGTTCACAATCTCATTAAAAGATATCAGCTGGATCTGCCGATTGCACTTTACGTATTGCGATCGCTCCCGATATCGCACACATCAAAATTGTTAAAATTACAACAGTTGCGGCTCGACTAAAAGTCATATAAATGGGCAGCAAAGTAGCATTACGTGTCATATCATACAATCCCAGGCACAATGAAAAACCGGGAATATATCCTAAAACTGATAGGATGATAGCTTCTTGAAATACAAGACTAAATAAGAATGAACTTTTATAACCCATTGCTTTTAGAGTGGCATATTCTGCCAAGTGTTCTGATACATCTGAATATAAAATTTGATAGACAATTACGGCTCCAACCATAAATCCCATAATCGTACCTACTGTAAAAATAAATCCAATGGCTGTACTACTCTTCCAATAATCTTTTTCTAGCTGAATAAATTCTTGTTTAGATAACACTCTGACATCTTGAGGTAACTCTTTCTGCATCGCTTCTACTAAATTTTTAACATTCACATTTGGTTTTAAGCGAATTAGTCCGATATCAATCAGTCCTCTTTGGCGTTTATTGTCAAATATTCGGAGAAAATTTAAATCACTTGTAATTAAAGTGCCATTTGCTGCAAAAGATGTTCCTAACTCAAATAAAGCTCCGATAGTAATTTGCCGATTATTTACTTCTGTAGAGATTGCTATTCCTTGATCAAACTCAGTAGCTATTGTCCCAAATTCTGGTCGAGAATTCCGATCAAATAAAGCAACATCTGGAATCTTTATTTTGTCTATATTTTCTTGTACTTCTGGTAAGTCTAAAACATCTTCATCAGGATTAATTCCTATAATTAAAATTTGCCGACTAGTATAGTTCTGTGGATTAGTCCAAAAACCAAAATCTAGATATACAGAACTTATCGATTCTACACCATCAAAGCTTTGTACTTGGTATAAATGTCTTTGGGAAAATGTTTTTAAAGTATTCAAAGCAATGCTTCTAGAGCTAATTAAAAAAATGTCACTCTTCAACTTGGTATGTAGACGGATATTACTATCATATAGACCATCGCTAAACCCTAACTGCATAAACATCAGAATTATAGCAAAAGCAATACCGGCTAGCGCAATTAATAAGCGAGTTCTTTTATGAGTCAGTTGTAGCCAAGCTACAATTAATGAAAACTTCATAGTGAGTTAAGGTTTAATGAGTACATTAACTGCTAAATTAGTTAGTCTCGTAACAAGTTTACTATCTGTTAAACGGATTTTGACTTCGATTACTCTAGCGTCAATCTTAGCTGCTGGGTCAGTATTCAAAACATCCTTTTTTCCAACTTGTAAACCCATTTGTTCAACTACACCTGGAATAGATTTAGAGAAAGCACTACTAGAAATTATGGCTGTTTGACCAACTTTTACCCTATGAATATCTGTTTCATAAACTTCTGCAACGACATACATTTGTTGAGTGTTACCAATTTGCAGAATACCTTGGTCAGAAATTGCTTCTCCTGAATGAGCAAAAATTTTGAGAATTTGGCCAGACTGAGGGGCACGAATTATTGTAAGTTCTAAGCGAGCGATCGCTAGTTTCAAATTACTATTCGCTGATTCTACTTGAACTTTACTTTCTGCTAGCTGTAAACTAGCTTGTGCTGACCGAACTTGTGCCTGTGCATAGAGGAGATCGGTACTTCGTCCTTGTTCTAACTTAGCAAGTATAGCTTTGGCATTATTTAGCTCATTTTCTGTGCTACTAACCTCTAATAATTTATCATCCAAAGATTGTTGGGAAATAGCTCCTTGCATTTGTAAATAAGAGAAGCGTTCTAAGTCTTTTTGTTTAGCTTGTAGAGCTATCTCTATTTTTTGTACTGTTGCTTTTTGAGCCTCAATTTCTGACATTTGAGGCATTTTTATCTGCCTAATTCGAGATTCTGCTTCTTCAATTTGAGCTTTGCCAAACATACTCTCAGCTTTGAAGCGATTACGAGCTTCTTGCAACTGAGTGGCCGCAGCATTTTTTTCTGCTAATCGTTCTTGATAACTATCTAAATAGGCTAAGACATCGCCTACTTTTACTTGCTGACCTTCTTGGACTAACAACTTATCAATGCGTTCTTCACGACTACCTCCAATTGTAATTACTTCTCCTTGAGGTTCCACCCGACCTAGCGATGTAACCGACCTCACCCGATTTTTTTGCTCTTGAACCTTTGCGATCGCCATCTGAGAATCGGGTGCTTGGGTGTGATAAAATTGGTAAATTTTTATCATACTAATTCCTAAAACACCAACGATTGGTATTAGAATTAGCCTTTTACTTGAAGGTTTTAAAACTAAATTTAGATTCAACTTTACAACCTCAATAATTTAACTGATGTTTTTATCGAAAATTCAGAATTAATTTGGAACGAAAAAGTGTCTGAATCAAGACCCTGCTGAATTGCTTGCCATGTTATTCCTGTAGCTGATAAATGGGATCAATATTTTCTTTCTCTATCATTCGCAAAGGTTGATATAGATAACTAAAAATTGCTACCCAGAAATTGAGTGTTCCCAAAACTATAAATAACAGCCCGATGCCTCGCCCTGCTCCAATGCCGATAATTTTACCGACACTACTAGCCAGTAGACCACCACTAGCCAAAAGTGGCTCGAATACATAATCGGCTAAAGGCCCAGCTAGGAGATAAGCGAGTGGAAAGGAAGACCAGGCAATCATTAGCCGCACTGCAAAGACTCGTCCTTGCACATCCGGTGGTACTTTGATTTGCCAGATAGCTTGATTGGAACCATCCATAAATGGCACGCAGAAAAAAACGCCAAAGGCTGCTGCTGTAATTAATGGTATGGAAGGGTATAGTCCAATGAGGAGCAAACACATTGCTTGCAGCAAACCGAAACCGAAAACACCGTACACGCGAGGCTTTGGGCCTCCCCAAACGCTCATGATAATACCACCCACTAACATACCACTACCTGCAATAGACATCACGTTGCCAAGGATTGCAGGTGAAGTAAAAGCTAGAAGCATAGGTGTAATTAAGACACTGGCAATTCCCAATCCAAAATTGCTCCCAGCAAAAAACAATAACAGTCCCAATAAACCTGGACGTTTGATAATGTAAGTCCAGCCATAAACTGCTTCTTTTAATAGCGAGGCTTTTTCTTGATTGCCTGCGGTAGTTTTTTCGGGTTTGGGGAACTGGACAATCAAGAGAGTAACGACGGCGCAGATATAGCTGGCGAAGTCAATCAAAAGCACACCCTTAACTCCAATTGTCAAAACCATCACCCCTGCCAAAGCTGGGGCGAAAAGCCTTGCGGATGCTTCCCCGATGTTTGTCATCCCACTGGCACGACCAAGATGCTGTTTGGAGACAAGCAATGTGATAGTTGCAGAATAAGCTGGAAACTGAAAGGCAGTGCAAACTGAGATGACAGACATACCAGTATAAATATGCCAAACCTGAAGTTGATTAATTAAAAGTAGTAATACAAGAACCAGGGTAGTTAGACCCGCTATAGTATTACAGAGTAACATGGTTGTGCGTCGCTCCCAGCGATCCACAAGCGCACCAGTAATAGGTGATAGTACAATCCCAGGCAACGTAGTAAACAAAGAAATGAGCGCAAATTGAGTAACTGATCCTGTTCGTTGGTAAACCCACAAACCAAGAGCAAAGCCAGTTAGTCCTGAGCCGATGAGCGAGATGAGTTGCCCAAACCAGGTAATCATAAATACCTGTAATTTATTGGTTATGGTAGGTTTGTCCATGTCTTTTGTTAATAGTTGCAATGTTTATAGCAGTTAGCACAATTCGCAATTCGCAATTAATGCCCACGGATAAATCTGGGGGCTAGAACCAAGCAAAGTTTAAAATTTATCTATCCATAAATGAATTTAGGGGCTTGTACCATCAAGGAATAATTGGTCATATTTGTATTAGTAGATATCTAGTAAAATTAAATATGCGTTACCCAGAACCCTTGTAGAGACGTAGCTACGTCTCTACGTTTTCCTATGTCTAGTGTGCCAATTGCGTAAATCTTACTAGATTTGATCTAGTTCCTTGGCAACAGTGTTAACAGTGAAATGAATTTGCTCAGGTGTATGATTGAAGTTGATAAAAAATCGTAGGCGAGCGGCTTTGTCTTCTACCGCAGGATAAATTTGAGGTAGTACATTAATTCCACGGTCAAACAGGGCTTGGGAGAGTTGGATGCAACGCACAGAGTTGCCCACAATCACAGGAATCACCGCAGAATGCTTACTCATACCAGTATTCAGCCGACGATCGCTTGCTAATTCCAAAAACAATTTAGCTCGCTCATGCAGAGATTGTACTCTTTCTGGTTCTGCTTTTAGCTTGCGTATAGAAGCTAGTGCTGCTGCTGTGTTTCCTGGTGACATACCAGCACTATAAACAAAAGCAGGAGCAGTATATTTCAGATATTTGACTACAGCCTGACAACCTGCAATATAGCCTCCACAGCTAGCGAATGATTTGCTAATTGTACCCATCCACAAATCTATGTCAGCAGGGTTAACACTATGATACTCACCGATACCGCGACCGCGATCACCAATCACACCCATAGAATGGGCTTCGTCTACCATTAAAAAGCTTTTGTGACGCTTCTTAATTTCGATAAACTTGGGCAAATCAGGAATATCGCCATCCATGCTATAAACACCTTCAATGACAATCAATACACGTTTGTAGCGACGGCGTTGTTCGGTAAGTATTTGATCTACAGTTTGCCAGTCGTTATGTGGAAAACTGATGCGGGTGGAACCAGATAACAAGCATCCTTGGAGGATACTGTTGTGGATTAGCTCGTCATGGAGTATCAGGTCATTTTTGTCAAAAAGGTGACCAATTGTGCTTTCGTTAGTAGCATGACCTGCTGTAAAAACGATCGCATCTTCTGCACCTATTAAAGATGCAATTTCTTGTTCTAACTCTCGGTGTATCGTAATTTCACCTGAGAGCAAGCGGCTAGCTGATACGGATGTTCCATAGCGATCAATGGCTGCCTTTGCTGCTAAAGATACATCTGGATCGTTGGCAAATCCTAGATAATTGTAACTCGAAAAATTAATAACTTCCCGACCATCTATTACTATAGTATTGCTATTTATCCCTTCACGAACTTTGAAATAAGGATCAACAACTCCACCTTTAGTTTTGATGCCAGAAATCATTTGTTCTAGGTTGCGGTACTGGGGAGAATGGGAAAAATCATAGTATGCCAGGGGAATATCATCATTATCGTTATCGTTAGTAAATATTTCTACTGCACTTGTCTTTTTTTGAATAAGTTGTTTCAAAAGGCTGCGCTTTTCTTCTACGGACAAAGTTGATATTTTTGTAGTTAGATCGGTCATTTGTCTTGCTCCTAATTTAATGCTTCTTGAAGTAAAGAATCGATTTCTGAGTCTGAGAATTCATTGAGATTAGATAAGAGATTTTCTATTAACCAATTGTCTGCTACTGTCAACATTTCATTTTTATTGATGATGAGACTTTCTCTTGGCTCTGTATCTGCCAAGTTCATATCAGATAGTAGTTGCGTGATTAACTGGTCAATACTTGGGGCGGCAAAAAACTGAGTAATGGAAATTTCTATTTCTAATTCAGCTTGAATGCGGTCTTTTAATTCCAGACACATCAAGGAATCCATTCCCAAGGTACTTAAAGATTGTTGCACATCTATTTTAGCAACAGGAATTTGTAAGGCTTTTGCTATTTCTGCCAACAGATAAGAACGCAATGATTGAGAGCGATCGCTATGATCAAGAGGCGTAATAGGAACAATCAAACTGTCATTATTGATTGGCAATTTTGTTTGATTGCGGTCAATCACTGGTTCCACCCAATAGCGTTGGCGTTGCCAAGGATAAGTTGGTAGATTTACCCGTTGTCGTACATACTCTTGGTCAAAACCAGACCAGTTAACTGATATCCCCCGAACATAAAGGTCTGCCAAACTTGAGAGTAAAACTCGCCAATCCTCTTGTCCTTGACGCAGGCTAGGAAGCCAAGTTGCTTTTAGCTCTGGCAGACAATGACGACCCATACCTAACAATATTGGTTTTGGCCCCATCTCTACAAACACGTCATAACCATACTTATGCAGTGTTTCCATACTCTGGGCAAATTGTACTTCCTCGCGTAAATGACGACACCAATATTCAGGAGCGATCGCTTCAGATTTTAGTCGTCCACTAACATTAGAAATGATGTCAATTTGGGGAACACTATATTTAACAGTCGCAGCAATCCGATGAAACTCTGCCAAAATTGGCTCCATCAAAGGTGAATGGAAGGCGTGGGAAGTTTGTAGCTTTTTAGTTTTAATCCCTGCGGCTTCTAAGACCAGACAAATTTTCCGAATAGCCTGTTGTTCTCCAGAAATTACTGTGTTTTGCAGTCCATTGTAGGCAGCAAAGCTGACTTTTTCCTCATCAATAGTTGTAATTGTCTGAATGGTTATCTTTGAGGCAAACACTGCTACCATCTCTCCGATTTGCGGGAGGTTCTGCATCAGGCGGGCCCGTTCAGCAACCAGCTTCAGTCCATCCTCCAAGCTAAAGACTCCTGCCACACAAGCCGCTACATATTCACCGAGACTATGACCCATAACGGCAGTCGGTTCAACTCCCCAAGATTTCCAAAGTTGTGCCAGGGCGTATTCTAGAGCGAATAAGGCTGGTTGGGTGTAGGCGGTTTGGTCTAAGGGTGAAGACTTCGCCTCTTCTGGATAAAGGACTTGTAGCAGTGGTTCGTCTAGATAAGGACGTAGAATTTCATCGCAACGGTCGAGAGTTTGCCGGAAAATAGGCTGGTTTTCGTATAATTGACGACCCATATCCAAATATTGAGAGCCTTGTCCAGTGAATAAAAACGCTATCTTTGAGTGTTTTTTAGTGTTGCTTGGACTAGATATAACTAAAGGATTCTCTCTACGAGCAGTAAAATCATTGAGTGCTGTTTGCAACTGTGCATGAGATTGAGTACA from Nostoc commune NIES-4072 includes:
- a CDS encoding DUF4407 domain-containing protein; translation: MSFPSLKKFLLFASGINTNIVSDESMSPENRFSEENKYASIGASILLTSVVAFLSGSYALYTVFNSALVSSSIGFIWGIKIFNLDRFVILSSRKKKNNFRADIIVIIPRLLLAFSLGFVIAKPVEIKIFENKINQKIDEVNTLKSADLEKNERNLLEEIHKKQVNEIAFLQRKYYSIELVKKSNENYEQQKEKVQKQTKLMLEKLKTKDEIGLIGKIQILEELKKDNPTIEHSSLFITILFIAIDSVPITLKLLCKYSPYDAYIETQEENAIYLKSKELSDIEKNNNEIINMKKIDNLSNTILSITVKASNEKELTKLAKHQLDKLNEVNLISPNIRDIRNEILQRSLQNNQKKVLIALTPNVGNLQILSSNENGKPNTKN
- a CDS encoding glycosyl hydrolase family 18 protein, with product MYGIKKLAIKKFSLLQKWTNFWKFTRQVADVNGDGRTDIVAFGCDAVYVSLGQSNGTFGQAFTGITDSFTINQGEWTSFDKYPRQLADVNGDGRADIVGFGYDNVFVSLGQSNGTFGPTSVAKNDDFTVNKGGWTSFDKYPRQLADVNGDGRADIVGFGYDNVFVSLGQSNGTFGPTSVAKNDDFTVNKGDRNNFDHKPRQLGDVNGDGKADIIGFAQDGTYVALANNQTTPPPMNNQYVVAGYLPSWGISSTTNPATIPVNKLTHLFYAFADVDTEGNVKLSPDGQDGDINVLKSLKAQNPKLKILVSIGGAGENDFSSAASTAQSRIFFAQSAINFMKNNGFDGIDIDWEFPKKEENSNYIQLLSELRQELNNASTTDGNKYLLTTALSGSPYQLSPSDYADAPYDLNSTVLKTTSEYVDFINLMTYDYHGSWENTTNHQAALYKSSSDQSYNSDKLNADWSVKKYLSAGVEAKDIVLGVPLYSPTWAGVKAGSNNDGLFQSATSANDPLLYKDIHAQVGTDGYQYNWDDSAKVPYIYNSQKQEFSTYEDKRSVLEKVNYVEQQGLGGIFFWQLIGDLPITHSDSLVNVAAANLL
- a CDS encoding AAA-like domain-containing protein: MNSKLAFTWEKAKQLAEQIVFNNLQEHLKDIEIDVLRGSWEGLTYEKMAEQYHMSVSYLRGDVGYYLWRKLSEALGEEVTKSNFKGALERAGERQLPPHIDSNVKEPKSPLAELAFPDGSVPLGSPFYVNRDALESVCYETVLKPASLIRIKAPKLMGKTSLLTRILAHAESQNYQTVYLDLSSVERAILTNLDKFVLWLCFMVGRKLKLENRLKDYWETEILGSNDNCTVYFEEYLLPQINCPLVLGLDEVDRIFPYNQVVEDFFGMLRSWHEKGKISEQWKQLRLVIAHSTEVYIPLDMNQSPFNAGLPVTLLEFDHKQVLNLAHLHGLNWNDIQVKELMNIVGGHPYLLRLAMYKVYTTKATLKQLLQDASTEAGIYSSHLRWYLEMLHSEEAQGLKEALKKVVISLEPVELDSMQIYKLHSMGLVQQQDNQVMPRCNLYREYFRRVL
- a CDS encoding DevA family ABC transporter ATP-binding protein, which encodes MKQSAIINIQNLNYFFGQGELRKQILFNVNLQIQPGEIIILMGQSGSGKTTLLTLIGGLRSVQNGSLKVFDRELYKANNKQILDVRRNTGYIFQAHNLLRFLTVFQNVQMSVELHRGFSKQEADTRAKAMLEAVGLSHRLNYYPDNLSGGQKQRVAVARALVSHPKLVLADEPTAALDSKSGRDVVELMQRLAKEQSCTILMVTHDNRILDIADRIIQIEDGRIVGVDLTQHS
- the devC gene encoding ABC transporter permease DevC, which produces MKFSLIVAWLQLTHKRTRLLIALAGIAFAIILMFMQLGFSDGLYDSNIRLHTKLKSDIFLISSRSIALNTLKTFSQRHLYQVQSFDGVESISSVYLDFGFWTNPQNYTSRQILIIGINPDEDVLDLPEVQENIDKIKIPDVALFDRNSRPEFGTIATEFDQGIAISTEVNNRQITIGALFELGTSFAANGTLITSDLNFLRIFDNKRQRGLIDIGLIRLKPNVNVKNLVEAMQKELPQDVRVLSKQEFIQLEKDYWKSSTAIGFIFTVGTIMGFMVGAVIVYQILYSDVSEHLAEYATLKAMGYKSSFLFSLVFQEAIILSVLGYIPGFSLCLGLYDMTRNATLLPIYMTFSRAATVVILTILMCAISGAIAIRKVQSADPADIF